Genomic DNA from Brassica rapa cultivar Chiifu-401-42 chromosome A04, CAAS_Brap_v3.01, whole genome shotgun sequence:
TCAAGTGCACATATTTTTTGAGTTAGTTTGTAAATTCCCTTGAAAACAAGTTATTGCAAGAAAAAAACGAGACTCGAAAGAAACTAACCAGTGGAATTGAACATCATAGCCATCGTTTGTCCCTCCAATCTAATCATCACCATCCACCGATTAGCGATCGGTGTTTCGGAGATGATAATTTAGGCCAGGCCCATAATTAATAAACAATATATTATTGGGCCTATGCTTCGGAGATAATAGTTTAGACCAGGCCCATTTGCTAACATATGTACCGTACTAGCCTCCTATATGcatatttgattttttgattcaaaaatgaaaaatggatTAAAAGTGTTATTTGGAatttcatttttagttttaattgatGCTAAACCAAAAAAAGGGGGGAGGAGGGTGGGTTACGGTGTTGTCTTCTCCAGTCTTAGTTGTTCACCGTCTTCAATCCAGTCCTTCAACCGATCGCCTTTCTAGGTAAATGGTCATCTATGATAATGCGGGATTCAATTGATTTTGTTTAGCTTCCTCATCTGTATTCTCTCGTAAATCCTCCGTCAAGATTTTGGTTGATTATTTGTGTGGGGATGGAGATTATCCGCACATCTTCTAGTTGATAGGAAGGACATGTTTCATTTTGAGCGCAATAACTACTAATTCAATCATTAAGGGATCCTGAATCAGTTTTAAATTATCTATTTTTGTAATCAAGGGATGTACGGGGGAAGATGACGGGCAGTGCCAAATCAAATCTAGGGTTCATCATCATCGCCTTCTTTTTCTCGGGCTATTGCGGAGGGGAATCTTCCACGTGTTTGACGGTTTACAAACAAGGAGGAGCTCCCGCTGTGTTTCAGTCCCCCAAATGTCCTCGTTGGAATTGGCCTTCTCCTTCTCGCTCCCGCACTGGGGATGCTCGTTGCCACACGGCTGCCCTTCAAGGCCGCCGCAAATACCAAGAGGACCGTCTTCTTTGTGCTCTTGATCTCCGCATTCCCTTTCCCGGTATGCATCTCTATTCTCGCTTAACAGTAGATATTCTTTTGAAAGTTTAACTCTCTGAAGCACTGACTGTAATCTGAGCGAGCAGGGAAGAGTGGAACCAAGGATGTTTTGGTTGGGATTGCCGCTGTCTTTGACGGCCACAATGGTGCAGAAGCCAGTGACATGGCCTCCAGACTTTTGTTGGATTATTTTGCCTTGCACATCAACTTCCTCTTGGACGCAACCTTTTCTTCTATGACCACCCCCACGAAGCAGCTGATTCGAAGGTTACCAAGTAATGGAGATCACCCTGTTATTCCGCTTCGTGATGAAATCATGCATCTATACAACCTGGATCCTAATATGCAGTTGAGTTCTTTTTCCATTTGCTTCCTTTCTATCAACTACGTACTGTTTTTTGACAAATTATAATGACCAtcctagtgttttttttttttttttggcagaaCGAGAGACCCATCGCCATTAAAGTTTGATGATTCTCTTCACTTGAATATAATTAAGGAAGCATTGCTGAGAGCGATCCATGACATTGATGCCACATTTACAAAGGTATACGCCTATAGTGGTTGTGAATATACATCTCAGCTTCAGTTTCTTGATTAATATGTAACCAGCTAAACCTTCTTTTCTCCAGGAAGCATCTAACCGAAAGTTGAATTCAGGTTCTACGGCTACAGTTGCACTTTTCGCTGATGGTCAACTAATGGTTGCCAGTATCGGTGACTCTAAGGCACTCTTGTGCTCCGAAAAGTTTGAGACTCCGGATGAAGCTAGAGGTTGGAAACATCTTTTTCTACACCAAGCTGCCTAGCGGAAACCCACTATTACGTGTATCAATTTGAtctaaacattttgttttcttattgcAGCTACTTTAGTGAAGCTGTACAGGGAGCGAAGGCGCAATCCAGACTCTTCTTCCCCATCACGGTTCTCTGACTTCAAACTGGAACATAGCAATGGGCGACTGCGTTTGATTGCCAAAGAATTGACAAAAGATCATCATCCAAATAGAGAAGATGAAAAAAATCGTGTTGAAGCTGCAGGAGGTTATGTCACTGAATGGGCCGGTGTGTCACGAGTAAACGGTCAACTAGCTGTCTCCCGTGCAATTGGCGACCTTACTTTTAAAAGGTAGGCATTGCTGGTTGTATCTTAGTTtctttctgtttttcttttaacaaaCTTATTGCTGAAACtctatttcttttgtttatacTTACTTTCCTTGAAGATGAAATATGAGTTTTGATATCTGTTTCAGTTACGGTGTCATCTCTGCACCTGAGGTGCTAGACTGGCAGCCGCTACTGGCTAATGACAGCTACTTGGTAGTGTCATCTGATGGCATCTTTGAAAACTTGAAGGTGCAAGATGTATGTGATCGTCTGGGGGAAGTAAACAATCAAACCAGCTATGGTGCAGGACTGCCTTCTTACTGCTCTGTTTCTTTGGCAGACTGCTTGGTGAATACTGCCTTTGACAAGGGAAGCATGGATAACATGGCTGCTGTTGTTGTTCCTCTAAAATCTAATCTAGTTTCTCAGCTTCAACGGAAGGAGCAGAGTATTGGTAACAACAAATATAAGATCAATTCAGCACTGACGAGTAACACATGTGCACTACCACGTTAGTTTCTTTGGTTGCAAGCCGCATTATGAAATCTGGAGTGTGACACTCTCGTGTTTGGCTAATCAGTGTTTTTTGTCTTTTCAACAGTACCTGGTGATATAAGTTCGGGTCCATTGCAATTCAAGCAGGCTCAACCACATGCAACCATGTTCAACAGGTTACTGGTATGACCCAGTTGACAGGATTCCATTATTCCTACTCGTCTTTTGTTTGTTCCAAGGCATTCTCTGACATATCATTATGATATGCATTATCTCACCATTTTGTAGATATGGGAGTAACAAATCGTTCTGTTTGCATTGTCGACCTGCAAAATATTACAACTTAAATGATATGTCCATACTTCTTATGCTAGGTTGAAGTTAAAAACGGAAGCTTTTACTGCTTTTATATGTCAGAGCACCTTATGGGTACGTCTCTGGGACAAATGGACAATTTGAATGATTACATGAGTGACTTGCCTCAGGTTCTACCTGCATCTGTTGAGCCATTCTCTGGTAAATGAAAAATTCTTAGAGGACATTTTATTTTCAGCATCCTTGTTGCTGTTGTACTATTTATAAGCATATCCTTGATTCTTCCCCTTCGTCGGTGCATCTGAACATTTTCCCGGTGATAAAGGCTGGTGCTTGCCTTCTGCGACGGCTACTAACGAGAATCAAGACCAGTGTATCAATCCTGATAGCTTTGCTACTTTCCTTGGGTTACTTGAATCTGTACCCTTCCATGGTTTTGGTGCTAATAACGGGACGGAGGAAATTCCATTTCCGGACTCGAGGTGACTTCTTCTTTTCCTTCGTGattgataagtttttttttttccgttttcCGTATCATCATTGATGAATGGGATCGCTGTTCatgattttaagttttaactagTTCTGATTAGGAATAGCAACCTTGGCTATGTAGTCACTGCTAAATTGTGGAGGGGCAAATGCTGTTGCTGAGTGCATTAACGTCTTCTTGTTGCATTTTGGCTAGATGTTTTTTCACAAAGAAACATGTTGGAATTAGTGTCTCCATATTATGGAAACAGTTATCttttcaaatagaaaaaaaatagtcTTAGAAAATGTCTGATGAAAGTGTGTAATGCTATGTGATTTTTAGCTATGTCCTGAAGAAAAAATTTGGGCGTGGTGCATTTGGTGAGGTATGGTTGGCATTTCACTGGAATTGCTATCAAGGAAGTAACGCTACTAGTTGGATCCAGGAAGATGAGAATACATCAAAAAGTGGTGGTCATACCAACGAATACGTTGATAACGTAACTAGCAGTACATCTACAGATCATTATGATGCTAATGCTCCTGATAACTCCTTCATTTTGAAGCGTATAATGGTGCGTGTTCTCTTTTGGGACTTTTAATCCTtccttttttatatatgatatgtgTGTGCCATTTTCTTTTCGTGTATTTGTTTTGTGGGTATTACTCTGTGGTTATTTTGGGGTGGCAGACTGGCAGTAGTTCTCCACCGTTTATTGCTTACAGTAAAAAATGGTTTTAGACTGAGTGGTTCTtgcataaataaattattaaggaTCTGGCTTAGGTTATTCCTTGCAAGATTTAGCTCCCTGCTCGTTATGTCATATATCTATCGACCTACATGATGTCTTGTAGATGCAAGTCCTTCACAAATTAAATTTATACATTCTGTTTTTTTCCTAAACAGGTAGAGAGAGGACCAACTGTATATTTAAGTGGTCTAAGGGAGAAACATTTTGGTGAACTGTTTCTAAATGCATACAGCATAAGTGGAAGTTCTTCAGCGCAAACGTCAAGTCCTCAATCAGCATCATCAGAACTAGATCTCTCTGAAGAGGGTTTGAAACATATTGCAAGATACATAGAGTATTTTGAATCTCGATATAATGACATATGGCTTGTGTTTCATCACGAGGGTGTGTCTTTATCAAAGCTGATGTACACTGTGGAAGAAGCAGAGAATATCCCTGCTGGTGAAAAGGCTGAAGAGGCAAGTCATGGGCAGATACTTCGTCCGTCAAACTGGTGGAAATGGTTGAAGACAACAGATTCAGGAAAAGAAGAAATGCGCAGAATAATATGGCAATTGGTAGGAATTTTGAGAATGTTCTGATTTTGTTCTTGTGCTGATGCATCGTGGGGATCTAATCGTATCTGTGCTTGCTTTTCGTTTTACACTTTAACATTCTTTTCAGTTGCTGGGTCTAAAGGCCTGCCATGATCGCAATATTACTCACAGAGATATAAAACCCGGTAAGAAATACTCTGATGTTAATGGTAGTTCATATAGTGTACAATCTGTGACAGATGACTATTCTCACGGAAACTAATTACAATAGATGCATGGCATGTTCCTTAGAGAATATGGTGATATGCCTTGAAGACATCAAGTCAGGCAGATGCTTAAAGGGTGCACCAAAAGGAGATTATAACTTCAAAACTAAAATGTACTGTAATAACAGTCTTCTAGTTTATTCATTTTGCTCCAGTATTTTAAACTTCTGCGACACTCAAGTCTTTTAGTCCTCCGCTTatgtaatttttgtttcatGGTAACTGATGGTGTTACAATCACTTTTTAGGCGCATCATCGACTTTGGCAGTGCACTTGATGAATTCACAATGAAACATTATTATGGTTCAGTAGGTCCTTCAAGGTACttctttttgtatatttattttggaAATTCTTCCTTCTCTGGTTTGTGAATCCTGATTATGATAATACTTTGGATTATCTTGAATTCAGAGCAGAACAAACTCATGATTATGCACCGCCCGAAGCCATTCTGAACAGCAGCTGGCACCGTGGGCCGACCAGTTTGACAATGAAGTATGGGAGTTCTactatttcttttcttttttaaacgTGGCTCCAACTGACCCTGGCCAAGTATATGACACCTTTTTTCTTGCAGATACGATATGTGGAGTGTTGGGGTTGTGATGTTAGAAATGATTTTAGGATCACCAAACGTTTTTGATATTAGTTCTGTTACACGTGCCCTTTTGGATCAACATATCAGAGGTTGGAGTGAAAACTTTAAAGAGCTTGCATACAAGTAAGTTACATTTAGGAGTGTAACTCATTTTTGCTTGAGACCGATCACTACACAACTCTTTGGTGACAACTAGTTATTTGTTTGGATTTCAATTTTGGGTGGCAGACTTCGATCCTTTATGGAAATGTGCATCCTAATCCCAGGTAGCTCTTTAAAACATGGTGGAGCCAGCTCAAAGCAGGTAAAGAAAAGTTTGTTTCGTTGAGTGACCATGGTTAGTAAATTCATATACCTACGTTTTGTTTGACTTGTCTTAAAAATTCAGTTTGATGTTTAATTGATGATATTATGTTGTTCAGTTATTCTTGGTAAGCAGTTCAGCTTTCTTTTGCCTCATATGTTATCGAGTGTCGCAATGTCTACAGCCAGGGTGAATTTAATTTGGATGATTTAGGATGATTATTGTCTTATGCAAAGGTTATATATATTGTGGGATGTAGGGTGGGATTTCGCTTGCGTCATGGAAATGCTCTGAAGAATTTTTTGGAGAACAGATAAAGAGTAGAGACCCTCTTAAAATTGGGTTAGTTTGATGATTCCTTGACATGAAGGTAGTTTTGAGAAGATGCTAGGTACAGTTTTTTTCTGAAATGTGGAAAGGAAAATGCAGGTTTCCTAATGTTTGGGCTTTAAGGTTGGTGCGGAGTCTATTACAGTGGTACCCTGTGAGATCCTCTTGACTTTTCTCGTTATATGTATATACCTTGTAGTTATCTTATCCTTAAAGAGCATTGGGGTATTTGGATGATATTTGTGTGGGGAGTGTAGGAGGACAGAATGAATGTTGATGAAGCTCTGCAGCACCCTTATTTCCAGCCTCCCCCGAGCTCCTGATTGTAGAGAAAAAAAGGAGGATACGGTTTCTCTTGCCGCAGTTATAAATTGGCAAACAAAACAAGCGGTGGTTTGATGATTGGGGAACATCCTTGTCTTGAAGAAATTTAGAAGTCTGTAGAGAAGACTTGAGTTGTATATCAACGTATCTCACAAGTCGATTCCCTTTGTGAAATATGAATGAATAAATAGTCCAAAAGGGAAGTGAGGAAGCACAAAAGGTTGTggataaaaatagaaaacattGTTACAAAGTACTTTTGAGTCTCTTACCTGTAAATTGCTGAAATTTCGTGTTAATATTTGTTGTCTTTACAAATTAGTACAATCTTTCTTGGGAAAGTAAACTCATTAGGATTTTAACATCTAGCTAATGCACTTACATTCAAACGTTTTCATTCTTTCTTTCCAGAGTAATTATTGCATTAATCCGGTTAGCTAAAAGACCTTTTGTTTATGTGCATAGAATAAACGTAAGAAAACATTTGTTTAcagtaaaaaaaagtttatgtaCGTGGAAGATGAAAATCAAGATAAACGCTAACCAAGTTTTAGCATTAAAGTCACAAACTACGATTTTTAACGACCAAAGAAGTCACAAATGTTGAAAAATCTGGGCCATTAGcccataaaaatattaaaagagaataGTTCAGACTCTGAAGAGGCCCACGGAGTACGATGAACAACCAGGATGTCTACACGTGTCTAGATCTGAGGCGTCTAATTAATTTAATTGGTCGACGTATCGGGAAGTTTCTCTAGTTCGCCGCCGCCTCTTGGGTGTCGTCGTCTACATATTTGGGTTCTCTTCCGGCAATCCCCAATTTCAATcgctctctctctattctcaaTCGCATTTGTTTATCTCTCTCGAGAAGATTCTGAGATTCATCTCTGATTGATTTTGATCGGGAAGATGTGGAACCAGAAGTATGATCTGGAGTCGGCTCAGACGCCTCTGTACCCGATGATGATGGAGAGCCCCGAGCTCCGATGGTCTTTCATCCGTAAGGTCTATTCGATCATCTCCATCCAGCTCCTCGTCACAATCGCCGTGGCCGCCACCGTCGTTAAAGTTCATCCGATATCCGTCTTCTTCACCACCACCAGCGCCGGCTTCGCCCTCTACATCCTTCTCATCTTCACTCCTTTGATTGGTAATTCCCTGCGCTTCTCTATCTCTATAGCACTTGTCGTCCTTTCTCATATTGTTGTTTTTGGATTGCAGTGATGTGGCCCTTGTATTACTACCACCAGAAGCATCCTGTCAACTATCTATTACTCGCCATTTTCACCGTCTCTCTCGCCTTTGCTGTTGGCTTGACCTGCGCCTTTACCAGCGGTaagtctttctttttttggggtcaaatgAGAATGCTAATCCTAACTAACCTGATTTGACGCAATTATCTTTGTCAACAGGAAAAGTCATCCTCGAGGCTGTGATTTTGACGGCTGTTGTGGTGGTTTCCCTCACTCTCTACACGTTCTGGGCTGCCAAGAGAGGCCATGACTTCAACTTCCTCGGTCCCTTCTTGTTCGGTGCTGTCATTGTCCTTATGGTCTTTTCCTTCATCCAGGTACCGTTTCACACGAATCCTCCTTGCCTTCGTTTAATTATGGTTTTTTATCACATTGAGTCCtattgtgtttctttttttgggGCAGATTCTCTTCCCTCTAGGAAAGATATCGGTGATGATCTATGGTTGTTTGGCATCCATCATCTTTTGTGGCTACATTGTATATGACACTGACAACTTGATCAAGAGACATTCCTACGACGAGTACATCTGGGCTGCAATTTCCCTTTATTTGGACGTCATTAACCTCTTCCTATCTCTGCTCACTCTCTTGAGGGCTGCTGATAGTTAAAACCCCCTCTTCTCTAGATTTATGTCATTGCTTCTATCTGCTCTTTGTGTCTAAATTCGTTTTGCAATGAAATTTGTGTCTTGTTTGAAACGCTGTAACATAATACATCATACTTGTGAAAGTTGTTAGCTTTAGAAGTAATTTCTTCAATTAATGCAATAAAAAGGATATTATTACAAAAGGGGATGTCTTCTACTCTTCCATGTTTAGACCTATTCTTACTTATCATATGAAGTTCGCACAAAAGCAtctacttctctctctctctgctacTTGTTATTAAGGTGCCGTCCATTTGGACATGGAGTTCTTCTGCTTCCTCTCTGCAGCGATGGCTACAAGGCGGGAAACCCCCTGAGTCCATATGTCATACTCCCTTTCGTTCCTGCATTCAAATTCGATGACTCTCTTCGTCTCAGTCTTCAAGCCGAAGTAGTGATGCTTGTCCCCGTTGAATAGATCCCTCCCTGCCCACGCTGCTATGTCCTTCTTCACTTCCACCACCATATCTGCATCAAgccaaaacaaaatttattactTGTCTTGTTATTAGCTTTCTAGTATCTGCTCTATAGAAGAGGAAAATGTctgtacgtttcttcttcttagtGAATGTCCCCCCGACGTGTTTACTCTTCATTTTCAGCACAACCTGGCCTGCTTTGTTCATGTAGACAGAGACAATCTTCCAGTGGAGATCACCTGCTTACAAAATACAATATCAGCAAAgccttcttctcttttttttttttatgtcattTAAACGAGTGTAGCTTTGGAGTACCTCCGCGAGTTCGTTTGAGGAGCTCAGCGCCTTTAGCTAGTAGTTCCTGGTTACAGACGCCAAGGAAGTCTTCCCCAGCTATTGGTAGTTCTCCACTAAAGCTACTACCGCTATGCTTTGTTTCAACCTGCCCACACAGGGCTGAGCTTGCACCTTTATCGGCTGGCAACGCTGCAGCTATGTTCCATACTTCTTTAAGCGCTCTTGCCTTCAATGTGGCTGCTCCTCGCAGAGCTGCAAAAACGTGGGTGAATCAGCATATGAATTCTCGTCAGAAGTGAATTTGATTACCACGTAtgcttataattaataatacaaTACCTGTTGCAGCAGCGGCAGTGAGTGTCACAATGTCATCATGGGACTTAACGTTCACCGCAGAGCTGACAACAGATGTCAAATGATCCCTCTCAGCGCCCATGTTTTCAGCAGCCTCCACACACTGGGCGGCCACAAGCGCAGCAGCAGAAGCCATGGCCATATCAACCCTGGCCATCTGCTCGTTTTTACCTTGGGAAGAGGCAGCTGTAGCTGCTGCTATAGCTGCGACGGCAGATGCAACGGCTGCAACAGAGACAGCTGCATGGACATGCGCGTTGTGAGCTCtactctcttctttcttcttttctttacgGTCCTTGAGCCACCTACCAACAGTCTTTGGGGGTGCTCCAGCCACTGGGGTATTGCTGCCGTTTCCAGTGGTACCACGGGTGCCTCCTGTGCCGGTGAAAAGAGGCTGTATGGTGTTGTGGGAACGAAAATACTGCAATGGTAAATAGTAGGTGGGCTTGGTTAAGAGTAAAGAAGTGAAGGAAATTCTAACAGGAGGTTGTGTTATTATTATAATCTTTGAAGCAGACAGTAGTACCAAAGCAGCAGATGAAGAGAAGACTAGTAAAAGTGAGAGTGTGGCAGGCATTTAAATAACAATGTTTCTTAAAAATGAGCCAAAACATAAAGGAGTTCTAGGCGGTGCAGTCACATTTCTATTCCCGTGTTCAAAAATTCTTCAGAGTAAATGCATTCAGTTAATAAATGATATAAGTTTGTCGCATATCTAACTATATAATCTGATTTAATGATGGCCGACTGGCTTTAGTGCGTCTTATAGTCCCAAGACCTAGACGGCTCTGATCGCTTCAATTCCTTAAATTATGCCAACGATACAACTCTAAAGTATCGCTTATCTATTTTTTTCAGTAATTAGAAGATTGGTTAGTTATGCATAGTTATACGATAAAATGGagggaaatatatatatacttctttCTTTTTCGTGAGTGAGAGACTAAATACAGGTTGTAAAGTGGAGAGTCAAAGTCAAATCTGCTCTTGTCTGCAAAACTAAAGCGTTCATTTTGACTCTGCTTTCACTTGACTGTACTTTTTTCTTACTACATtgcctcttttttcttttaaacatattttaattttatttgcgGATTGTGGAAAAGTGAGAAATCAAGGATTACACTAAAGTTAATGAAAGGAAGAAGTACCTTTACGACGTCGTCGAAGTCATCTGAAGGAGATATCGGAGGGCTGTCTGTCTCCGTAAAAGAACCACCGCCGTTGAGTGGGCCACTGCTATGTGATAACCTCCCCGACGTTAACGGTGACACCTCctttattattcaaaacatttaaaaaataaaaaaaaactcattcaGGCAACAGAAACAGAGTCTATCTGGCTGAGAGAACATTTTAACTAATCCATACGTACCGATTGAGACATAATGCGCTCAAGAACAAGCTGTGAAGTTGCAGAAGCAGCAAACGAGAACTGGCTGCTGTTCTCTGCCTGACATTCTTCTTTCTCAGGGTTGGTTTCTTCCGGTATCGAGGCGTTAAGGGAAGGCGTTCTTGTTGTGGACGGACCTGCTGTTTTGGCTGTGTGGAGAGCCCTGGAGACTTCCAAGGCAGACACGCTCCACGATCTTGACAAGAACTCCATCGGGCCTCGTGGGCTTTCCGGGAGTTGAGTACTACCGGCGCCTATATCCGGTCGGCGTGAGCTGTTGATTGGGTTCGGTCGTCTCATTTCTCTCTccatcctttttttttctttaaacttGAGTTCAAAGCTTGAGAAGGAGACTAGTGTGTCTGTAAGTGTgtaatatatatagaaagacCAAAAAACGTTAAGGTGTTTTCCACTGTTTAATTTAAAGGAAATAAAAGTATTTGAGAGTGAGTTTATAAATAGTAAACACCttgaaaaatttatatatagtgGTTGCGTAAGTAATGGATGCCACCAGCAAACAATAATAAAGACGTCTCTTTTCAATAACAAGGCCGCATCTTTCCATTTGTTTAATTAATACACCTCAAAAATTACTTTAGGCGTCACAAAGGAgtctaagaaaaaaaagaggaggGAATAAAGCCATCTTTGTGTGTGTTTGCCTTTAAACTAATCTAAGTACTAACCACAATACTGGTTCTATAAGACTTTTAAGTAAGTACAAGATTTGGGTCTTGGTGTGTTTATTAATCAAGCATCTAGTTagcggtttgcaaaccgatcaTTAGAGGATGTTGTTGGTCCCTATTACGCAATGCTGCCTTTTCCTTTGATTTTGAAGCACAAAGCTGCAAC
This window encodes:
- the LOC103862732 gene encoding uncharacterized protein LOC103862732 is translated as MLNQKKGGGGWVTVLSSPVLVVHRLQSSPSTDRLSRDVRGKMTGSAKSNLGFIIIAFFFSGYCGGESSTCLTVYKQGGAPAVFQSPKCPRWNWPSPSRSRTGDARCHTAALQGRRKYQEDRLLCALDLRIPFPGKSGTKDVLVGIAAVFDGHNGAEASDMASRLLLDYFALHINFLLDATFSSMTTPTKQLIRRLPSNGDHPVIPLRDEIMHLYNLDPNMQTRDPSPLKFDDSLHLNIIKEALLRAIHDIDATFTKEASNRKLNSGSTATVALFADGQLMVASIGDSKALLCSEKFETPDEARATLVKLYRERRRNPDSSSPSRFSDFKLEHSNGRLRLIAKELTKDHHPNREDEKNRVEAAGGYVTEWAGVSRVNGQLAVSRAIGDLTFKSYGVISAPEVLDWQPLLANDSYLVVSSDGIFENLKVQDVCDRLGEVNNQTSYGAGLPSYCSVSLADCLVNTAFDKGSMDNMAAVVVPLKSNLVSQLQRKEQSIGNNKYKINSALTSNTCALPLPGDISSGPLQFKQAQPHATMFNRLLVEVKNGSFYCFYMSEHLMGTSLGQMDNLNDYMSDLPQVLPASVEPFSGWCLPSATATNENQDQCINPDSFATFLGLLESVPFHGFGANNGTEEIPFPDSSYVLKKKFGRGAFGEVWLAFHWNCYQGSNATSWIQEDENTSKSGGHTNEYVDNVTSSTSTDHYDANAPDNSFILKRIMVERGPTVYLSGLREKHFGELFLNAYSISGSSSAQTSSPQSASSELDLSEEGLKHIARYIEYFESRYNDIWLVFHHEGVSLSKLMYTVEEAENIPAGEKAEEASHGQILRPSNWWKWLKTTDSGKEEMRRIIWQLLLGLKACHDRNITHRDIKPENMVICLEDIKSGRCLKGAPKGDYNFKTKMRIIDFGSALDEFTMKHYYGSVGPSRAEQTHDYAPPEAILNSSWHRGPTSLTMKYDMWSVGVVMLEMILGSPNVFDISSVTRALLDQHIRGWSENFKELAYKLRSFMEMCILIPGSSLKHGGASSKQGGISLASWKCSEEFFGEQIKSRDPLKIGFPNVWALRLVRSLLQWYPEDRMNVDEALQHPYFQPPPSS
- the LOC103862730 gene encoding protein LIFEGUARD 2, giving the protein MWNQKYDLESAQTPLYPMMMESPELRWSFIRKVYSIISIQLLVTIAVAATVVKVHPISVFFTTTSAGFALYILLIFTPLIVMWPLYYYHQKHPVNYLLLAIFTVSLAFAVGLTCAFTSGKVILEAVILTAVVVVSLTLYTFWAAKRGHDFNFLGPFLFGAVIVLMVFSFIQILFPLGKISVMIYGCLASIIFCGYIVYDTDNLIKRHSYDEYIWAAISLYLDVINLFLSLLTLLRAADS
- the LOC103862731 gene encoding VAN3-binding protein → MEREMRRPNPINSSRRPDIGAGSTQLPESPRGPMEFLSRSWSVSALEVSRALHTAKTAGPSTTRTPSLNASIPEETNPEKEECQAENSSQFSFAASATSQLVLERIMSQSEVSPLTSGRLSHSSGPLNGGGSFTETDSPPISPSDDFDDVVKYFRSHNTIQPLFTGTGGTRGTTGNGSNTPVAGAPPKTVGRWLKDRKEKKKEESRAHNAHVHAAVSVAAVASAVAAIAAATAASSQGKNEQMARVDMAMASAAALVAAQCVEAAENMGAERDHLTSVVSSAVNVKSHDDIVTLTAAAATALRGAATLKARALKEVWNIAAALPADKGASSALCGQVETKHSGSSFSGELPIAGEDFLGVCNQELLAKGAELLKRTRGGDLHWKIVSVYMNKAGQVVLKMKSKHVGGTFTKKKKHMVVEVKKDIAAWAGRDLFNGDKHHYFGLKTETKRVIEFECRNEREYDIWTQGVSRLVAIAAERKQKNSMSKWTAP